Genomic segment of Apium graveolens cultivar Ventura chromosome 7, ASM990537v1, whole genome shotgun sequence:
TCCTGATCAAGCTGAGAAAGATGAGATTGTTAAGGCAGTCATGCACTTGAAGAGCTCTGAAATTGATGAAGGGTACACGACAGATACTGTTGTATCTCGCCAGGTGGGTACACCACTAATTTTTATTTGCAATCCCTAGGTTTAATCTCCTTTCCTTTATTATAAGTGTGTTAATGTTATTACATATTTGTTACATCTAGTCACCTGTGTACTTCTTTTTAGAATCTTTTAGTGGATGTGAGAGACAAGCTACTTTTTGAGCCGGAGTATGCTGGTAATACGAGAGCTAACGTTCTACCAAAGGCATCTCTTCGAATTCCATGGGCTTGGTTGCCTGGGGCTCTTTGTCTTCTTCAAGAGGTACTAAAGCACTTCTATATAGTTTTTTAGAAATTTGTTGATTTCTTGTGTCAccttattatttttattatataattcCTTGTCTTATATACTTTAAAAAAATGTTATAGTATAGGTGAATCTTTGTTGTCTACAACTATGATGGATTAAAGCATGTGGCTATGTATACTCACTTTCTTTTCATTCAGGTTGGAGAAGAGAAGCGTGTGCTAGATATTGGGCGATCTGCCCTGAATCATGCAGATTCAAAACTTTATACTCATGATTTGCTTCTTTCCATGGCCCTAGCAGAGGTAAGGCAAACAGGACGAGGTTAGGTCATCGCCGTCATTTCCATTGGATATTCTGTTATGCTCCCTTTTCTTATTATAGGTGCTTTCTTGAAGTGTGCAATTgcaaaaaatagttttgagaagaacaaaatttctcaaggatttgAAGCTCTTGCACGTGCTCAAAGTCTTCTTAGAAGCCATGTATCATTTGGGCAGATGTCTTTGTTGTCGCAGGTTAAATTTTGTTGTCACTTGCTTCTACCTTTAATTTTTTATCTCTGCTTAAGTGAGGTTCAGTAATTTAATCAAAAAAACTTTTCTGTTTTCGGTCTTCTTTGTTTTCATGCAACTTCTTTGCAAGTACAAATCCGTATTAAGTATGGATGATTGGATGCATCACACTCTTTTTTCATGAAATTAAAAAGGTACACAAGAAGTCAAACTTCTCGTGCAAGTGCATGCCAAAATGCAGTAATTTGGTTACAAGATCACTACATGTTTCTATAACTGCGTTTGTACATTTTTTCAGATTGAAGAATCTCTGGAGGAGCTGGCACCTGCATGCACTTTAGAGATATTAGGAATGCCTAACACTCCTGAAAATGCCGAACGGCGACTCGGTGCCAATGCAGCCTTGCGTGAACTGCTTAGACAGGGTCTTGATGTTGAAACTACATGTCAAGTTCAAGATTGGCCATgttttttgtatcaagcactaaGTGTGCTGATGGCTGCAGAAATTGTTGAACTACTTCCTTGGGAAAAATTAGCATCTATAAGAAAAAACAGAAAGTCCATAGAATCACAAAATCAGAGAATTGTAATTGATTTCCACTGTTTTTACCTGGCCTTGATAGCTCATGTTGCCCTTGGATTTTCAACCCAGCAAAGAGATTTGGTAAGCCTTTCCGTTCTCGTGCTGGAATTGGGTTAGATAAGTTTTGATGACTTGGAATAAAAACTCATTTGGCCAGTTAGAAATTTGTGCTGATCAAGTAGTTGTCATgatgtttattttatttttatttaaaaaagaaTCGGGAATCTCAtcaattagcaaaaaaaataaaaagaattgGAAATCTTAGGTGATAAAGGATATTGAATATGACGATGTGTCTATTAAAGATGTGCACACATGTATATATACGTTTAACTTAAAGATGCGGGCGCATGTATCATTTAATCTCTATGTTCTATTACATTAAAATATTGTTTATCTCATGCAAGATTGGTAGGGCAAAAGTGATTTCCGAGAGCTTAATAGCTTCAGAAGGCACTGACTTGAAATTTGAAGAAGCTTTTTGCCTATTTCTTCTTGGACAGGTACATTTTTCATTTATTTAGATAATGTATTTATTTCTTTATATGCATTATGGTGAGCTGATCACCTTCTTATGTCGTTATCCAGGGTGATGAATCTGTGGCAGCTGAAAAGCTTCGCCAGCTAAATCTGAATTCAAGTACTACTTCGAGAAATTTGATATTCGGAAAGGAAAGTAGGGAGGTGCCGAGTGCAAACCAGTCACTAGTATGTCTCAGTTAACACATGCTTAAAGTTCCATTTATGAAACTGCTCTATAGCCATGTCCATGTATTGTATCAATGGGTTTTAGCAACTGAAGCACTTTGTTGTTTGTGAGCCAGATATGTAATAAATCTGTGACGGGGTCTTTGACTTGTTCAAACCACCACACACTTCTTTGTATCTGCCTGTCAGATTATTTTGTATTTTGGCATATCTGTGATTAATTTCTAATTTAGCCTAAATCCTAGTTCTTGTCCTAATCTTTTACATGCATTTAATTTTGTTCTGATTTTTCTGGTTTCAGCAATATGCTATGTTTGAATGAAGCTTGAATAATCTTTATATTGTACTGGTTTCAGTAATTATATACCTCTAACCTAAAAGCCTTCTGAATTACCAGGAATCCTGGATGAAAGAAAATGTTCTTGTCTTGTTTCCGGACACAAAAGATTGTTCCCCATCTTTGGTAAGACAACAATATAGTAGTATAATTGATAGATAGTTCTTCCACTGTTAAATAATTATGAAATCCATAGTTCTTATTTGGAAAGAGTATGCATATTTGAATGCATCTGCAGGAAAACTATTTTGCTGGTGAAAAGAAAGCTGGAAAGAAGCAATATAAAAGAACTCAGCCAATCTCCTCGAACATAAACCTCAGACCACTTTCCCATGGTACATTTGATCGAAAAACTTATGAGCAACCGGATTTCAGTACAAACTTCTCTCAACATTTTGGAACTGCTGTAGATCAGTTATCTCCGCCAAATTTACAAGCCTCTTCTATTGCAGTTAAGGTTAATAGTGGAAACAATGACAGTTTGCCATCTGTTCAGTTGAAAAGAAATTTGGGTGCACAACATTATAATATCTGGTCTATCTGGTCTGGTAAACATAATGTTGGTGGGAATATGATAGTTGTTACAGCTCTAGGATTTATATTGTTTCTTTCGTTAAAACTATTTAGTGTGCAATTGGGGAGTTCTGGATTCACATCTAGATGGGCCTTGAAGAACCCGAAGACGGATTCTAGTTCTGTTGTCTGTACTACAGATTCTTCTTTACATCAAAAACGAGGACCTGCTTTTCTGAAGGGGAACAATATTATCAGCAAGCTTACACAGATACTCTCATCACAAAAGGTGCAGCTCAGGAGCTCATCTGAAGGTGGAGCATTGAAAACCTCTTCACTTGACAATAGAAATTTCCTGAAGACAGCAGTATACCATAGGCCAATGCATATGGAAGAAGCTGAAACCCTTGTCAAGCAATGGCAAACTATTAAAGCAGAAGCTCTTGGCCCTAATCATCAAGTTAATAGCCTCTTTGAACTTCTTGATGAGGCAATGCTCGTTCAGGTGATCTGCATGTACATTGTTCGCATACGTAGTACCTTTCAGagttttataatttaaattatgagtgCTTTGATTGAAGTAAAGTAAATATGTTTCAATTTCACACGAAGTAAACCTGCAGAGACATTCTTTCCTTCCTAGATACTTCAGATTTAATGTTCCCTATATCTTGTTTGTGTTAAGTTATTCTTTCTTTCACTCGAGAAAACGTCTTTGCTAAGTTGCCAAGGAGACTCCTATTTAGGGGAAATATGTATAGGGAGAGTAGTCAAACGGTACAACTACTTTGAAATTCCCAATTATCTTTGTATAGTTGATTGGCTAGTGTTCTCGTATCTTTCGTCCACAAATATCTAGGTGCTCGCTTTAACATTATTTTGTCGAAATCTGTCATTGATTACAGTGGCAAGCATTGGCTGATGAAGCACAGGAAAGATCTTGTTTTTGGAGATTTGTTTTGTTGCAAATGTCTATACTTAGAGCTGACATTTTATTAGATGAGATTGGGAATGAGATGGCAGAAATAGAAGCTCTCTTGGAGGAAGCCGCTGAACTGGTTGATGCTAAGCAGCAGCCAAAAAACCCGAACTATTACAGGTACGGAGAGTTAATATGATTGTGGATCCAAGTAGTTAATTGTTCTCCCATAACACTATTTGCATGAAGGGAGTTATGAAAGGGACTGGGAGAAAAATAAAAGACAGTTAGGAGGTTGCATCTAATATTGTTTTTGTAAAACAATGCCATGTAGGATACAAGTATGAAAATCTGAGTTTATTTTGGGAATAAGACGAAtaacaaaaaaaaattgtaaGAGCAAATGAACTACTTATTATGGGGACTTTACTACAAACTTAATAATTCATGACGTCTTACCCCTATAAAGAAACATAATAGAGATGTTATATTTGATGTTATGGTTGTCTACAGGTTGGTCAGATTTGCACAATGCACTCTGTATATTAAGGATATAAGGTTTAATGTTATAGTGTTGGATCCCTCTGTTAAGTAGTTCTATAAGAAATAAAATTCTGCTGTAGTGCTCATATTTGCATACTATCTTCAAAATCTTGAAAAACTTTTACTTTTGCTAGTGCAGCTTTCCTAAACTAGAATGCATAATTTGTCATCCACTTAAAGAAAGCTATAATCCTTTTTATGTTTTATCTGCTGTAAGAAAGTATTTTATCGTATAATATCTGAAATTAGTGCCAACTGATTGCAGTACGTACACTATACGGTACCTCTTGAAAAGGCAAGAAGATGGCTCGTGGAGATTTTGCGAAGGCACCGTTCAAGTTCCCTGATTGATACGCCAGAAGGGTGACATCTTAATCTAATTTTAGGTGTAAATTTTAGATCACACTGTGCAGAAGTTCCTCTACTGTTCTAACATGCCCCAAGCATATGCATGTGGGTACAACTAAAGTAAAAACCAGTGCAAAGGTATTGAAATTGAGAATTGGTTTAAACAAGTCTTGGGACAGTGCTGAATGTACACACTATTGGTAGCCTTAACAGGAAGATATAGGTCAAAGTTAATTAGCCTTGTAAATGAAATTGCAATTATTTGTTGATGCAGATGGTGTTATTTAGAACATTTGTTTTCTAGAGTTATATACAAAGTCAATTTTATTACTTGTGTTGCCTTGTTTACCAATTTGTAAGTGAATATTAGAAAGTGTTCTTAGATGTGTCTTGCAATGTGTCATATATCTGCATTGTTAACCAATTTGTAAGTAAATATTACTCCGTAGAAAGTAGAAAATACAAAGTGTTCTAAGATAGTAAGACGTGTGTCTTGTAATATAGCTGTATCTTCGAAGTTTAAAGGCTCAAGAATAAGTTCTCTACAAATGAATGTGTAAGATGATATGATAATGGATTCCAGTCTGTACATTTGTTCAAGTCAGAGATTGGATTTAGAAAGTGCAAGTTTGCTTGTGGTAGTCAGACATTATAACGGTGGTCTGAGATCAGGTTTACGGTGGAAGTGAAACCAGAGAAGACCTCTTCGAAGTATACTATGAGTGCCAATCTTGGATGGCGGTATAGAAACATGTACTTTTGCTGCTAAATTACGGTATGCAACTTCAAATCTAGTGCAAGCCATTGATCTTATGTTCCTGCTAGTATTGCCATTGATCTTGTGTTGTGAAGTCTCAACAAGTGTGTGAAGTTTAAAACATAGTTTTATGTCTCAATACATATAAATGATACAAGATTACTTGCAGTGTATTATAAATTACAAATAGAATTACAAATTACAAATTCTTGACACAAATTTAGACATTTGAAAGCTCAGCTTAGGCCCCAAGATCTGGAGGAACAAAAGAGAGAGCGTGATGACAATAGAACTATTGGATGTTTGATGTACCGATTTTGATATGTGAAGAACACAGAAGAATCAAAGAAATTATATACATACAGGATCATTGTTCGAAGTACTGATATACATTCCTGTCTTAACTTTATAATATAATCTATATATGTTCAAATTCGGCACATGTCAAGAGCTTCTCTGCAAAACAAGATAAATGAACAGTAAGAACTTCTGTATAAGATCATGTCGGGACCTTATGACACCTTAAAGTCTTAGAATAACGGGTTAATAGCACTATTCCGTTAACCTAAATGGAATTCAACCAGTTTATCGCTTTTGTGTTACAGATTGATAGCGTGTGATACTTATCATTCTCGTTCATTTACCCTTCATTCTTATTCCCGATTCTTATTCCCATCAATCACCCAAACGCTCCTAAAGGTTAATGCTCCTAGCTAAATGGTAACAGATATGGTCATACAGGTTACAGAATATACCACATAATCATCAGAATCAAATGCAATACAGATAATCAAACACATTGTTCATAGAAATTACTCACGAATCGCGATAGATTAATCAACATCATCCGCAGCCTGGCTATCGGTGTTAGAACCTCCGGCTGTCTCATTTCCTGTCTCATTTCCAGTTCCGCTATTGCTTGTTTCCTCTCCGCCTCTAATCAACATCGGCAACTGTATCCTAAACCTCCTCTCCATCATCCTCGGATTACTATAAACATTACCTAAAGACCCTCCGATCCCGAGAGCCAACGGCCTCCCTCCACCTCCACTCAATTGTACCATTCCACCGCTCGCTTGTCCTATCCCACCTCCACTCCCCTCCACACCGCCACGCTTCCTGCTCTCGTAATCCTCATCATCTGTCGGTAACTCAAACCGACAAACCGGACAAGAATTATGCATCTCCAACCACGGGACAATACAATCCGAATGAAACAAATGCCTACACGGCATCTCCTTGGCCTCCACACCGACCTCGAAAGCCTCCATACAGACTGCACATTGCGCATAATCACCATCGCTCATCTCATCCCCAATCTCGACCTTTTTAAGCCCTTCCACCGCTGATTTAGCAGCAGGAGGCGGTCCGTGCCTATTCGGATCATTCTCCGATAACTGCTGTATCAATTGTTCTAGTCCTGGTCCAACAACATAATCTCCTAAATTAAACGGAACACGTAGTCCAAACGGATCAAACAGCCTATCACTATAAAAATTACGACCAGCATTCTCATTCTCATTCTCATTATTCTCATTCtcattattatcattattattattgttgttgttattattTACGACGAATTGTATATTGGCGCCACCGGCGCGCAATGTACTCAAATAAGTCACGAAAAACGACAAAGGATCAAACTGATCGCGATGATCCCACCTATTTCCTCCTCGTAAGAGATTGAACAAGTCATTACTCTGAGACGCCAGCGGGAACAAACTAGGCGCATTGAGAATAGGAAGAGCATTGGTGCTTGAAGATTCGTCGAATTCTTCGAGAAAACCGCCATTACAATTAGGACAAACGAGTTCAGAGGAGGGAGATTGCGGTGGTATAGACACCGTGGAATTGCATTGGTGGCAGAAGTACCGGGTGGTGGCGGTGGCCGCGCCGGAGAGGGTGGACATTTTTAGAGAGAGAAAGTGAGGAGGAGAGAGAGAGGGGAAATGAGGAGCGGCTAATCAAAAAGTTAGTTGATTGCCGCGAGAAAATTTTGATTCAGAGAGGTGTGTGTTTATATAATAAAACTGTTggtttttttgaattttttttatttttgggatttttttaATTTTGGGATTGGATTAATTTGGGACACTTATGTCTAATTTAAGTGTTGTTTTAATTTTTATGCTTATTATTAGCTTTTTTGTTCATATATATGGTGCATTAACAATAGTTTTTCAGGTGTTCTAAAAAAATCGGCTGATTAATCGGAGTTCGGACGGGTCCTGTCTCGATTAATCGAAAATCGGGTCAAAGTgcgttttttaaaaaaatcggtAAAAGTCGGTCAATTCGGTCAAAAATCGGTTAATTCGGGTCAAAATCGGTTAGTTCGGTCAAAATgtgaaaattaataaaaaaaaaatattctaaaaaaattgaaattcaaaataatagttaatattcaataataatatattgaAACTTTTTACGTTAAGTCCCATGTGAAGAAGGCCATGAAGGTATTCTATCATTATTTATCGTTGTCTCGCTAACTGTACTTATGTTtatggatcattgtttacctagGAAACACATGTTTGGGCGTACACACAAGTCGGGGGTCTTTTGAACGAACAGTCTCGTCATTCTTTGGAATGAGGGTAAGGCTGCGTATAATATACACTCCCCAGACACCGCCCTAGGCGGTATTATTGGGTACGATTGATTGATTGATATATTGACTTATATTGACTACCACATGCTCCTAAATCCTAATCTCTAATAATTGAATAAGTTTTTTCAATTAAATTACTTTTATTTCTCCCGAAAATATACTCGATCGATTCATTTCCTGTAATTGATTTGCTATGTAAGTAATTTTAGCACAT
This window contains:
- the LOC141671242 gene encoding E3 ubiquitin-protein ligase RING1-like produces the protein MSTLSGAATATTRYFCHQCNSTVSIPPQSPSSELVCPNCNGGFLEEFDESSSTNALPILNAPSLFPLASQSNDLFNLLRGGNRWDHRDQFDPLSFFVTYLSTLRAGGANIQFVVNNNNNNNNNDNNENENNENENENAGRNFYSDRLFDPFGLRVPFNLGDYVVGPGLEQLIQQLSENDPNRHGPPPAAKSAVEGLKKVEIGDEMSDGDYAQCAVCMEAFEVGVEAKEMPCRHLFHSDCIVPWLEMHNSCPVCRFELPTDDEDYESRKRGGVEGSGGGIGQASGGMVQLSGGGGRPLALGIGGSLGNVYSNPRMMERRFRIQLPMLIRGGEETSNSGTGNETGNETAGGSNTDSQAADDVD
- the LOC141671240 gene encoding plastid division protein CDP1, chloroplastic: MATIGAVPELCVCINTKLVSNKSEICGGLVRRSGSVRVLNVYGKRRRWRVKAAARSDVNGNVRVIEKSSGSGSGGKVNGNRSGLVDIPVSCYQLLGVPDQAEKDEIVKAVMHLKSSEIDEGYTTDTVVSRQNLLVDVRDKLLFEPEYAGNTRANVLPKASLRIPWAWLPGALCLLQEVGEEKRVLDIGRSALNHADSKLYTHDLLLSMALAECAIAKNSFEKNKISQGFEALARAQSLLRSHVSFGQMSLLSQIEESLEELAPACTLEILGMPNTPENAERRLGANAALRELLRQGLDVETTCQVQDWPCFLYQALSVLMAAEIVELLPWEKLASIRKNRKSIESQNQRIVIDFHCFYLALIAHVALGFSTQQRDLIGRAKVISESLIASEGTDLKFEEAFCLFLLGQGDESVAAEKLRQLNLNSSTTSRNLIFGKESREVPSANQSLESWMKENVLVLFPDTKDCSPSLENYFAGEKKAGKKQYKRTQPISSNINLRPLSHGTFDRKTYEQPDFSTNFSQHFGTAVDQLSPPNLQASSIAVKVNSGNNDSLPSVQLKRNLGAQHYNIWSIWSGKHNVGGNMIVVTALGFILFLSLKLFSVQLGSSGFTSRWALKNPKTDSSSVVCTTDSSLHQKRGPAFLKGNNIISKLTQILSSQKVQLRSSSEGGALKTSSLDNRNFLKTAVYHRPMHMEEAETLVKQWQTIKAEALGPNHQVNSLFELLDEAMLVQWQALADEAQERSCFWRFVLLQMSILRADILLDEIGNEMAEIEALLEEAAELVDAKQQPKNPNYYSTYTIRYLLKRQEDGSWRFCEGTVQVP